A genomic window from Micromonospora violae includes:
- a CDS encoding LysR family transcriptional regulator gives MQLHQLRYFVAVAEVRHFTQAADLVGITQPSLSKQIHALEADLGAPLFERVRGNIALTAAGEVLLPLATRILADVETATREVQELVGLRRGRVRLGATPSLATSLAPPVLRRFRDAHPTIDLRVEEGGSQDLVRDLLRGDLDLALIIMPGQGADPGLRVDPILRESLVVASVGEVATASTTGELRITDLRDQPMVMFREGYDLRDATIQACREAGFEPTFAVDGGEMDAVLSFVEAGLGIALVPGIVLARRPGVRITPLAPPGVRRTIAVARRRDVVPTHAGRELRRILLDYVQSAIHLGELPPGVEPLS, from the coding sequence ATGCAGCTCCATCAGCTCCGGTACTTCGTCGCGGTGGCCGAAGTACGACATTTCACCCAAGCCGCCGACCTGGTGGGCATCACGCAACCCTCGCTCAGTAAGCAAATTCACGCCCTGGAGGCCGACCTCGGTGCCCCGCTGTTCGAGCGGGTAAGGGGCAACATCGCGCTCACCGCGGCGGGTGAGGTGCTGCTGCCGTTGGCCACCCGGATCCTCGCCGACGTGGAGACCGCGACCCGGGAGGTCCAGGAGTTGGTCGGGCTGCGCCGGGGCCGGGTTCGGCTCGGCGCCACCCCGAGCCTGGCCACGTCGCTCGCCCCGCCGGTGCTGCGCCGGTTCCGCGACGCGCACCCCACCATCGACCTTCGCGTCGAGGAGGGCGGCTCCCAGGACCTGGTCCGCGACCTGCTCCGCGGTGATCTCGACCTGGCCCTGATCATCATGCCGGGTCAGGGCGCCGACCCCGGGCTGCGCGTCGACCCGATCCTGCGGGAGAGCCTCGTGGTGGCCTCGGTGGGAGAGGTGGCGACCGCGTCGACGACCGGCGAGCTGCGCATCACCGACCTGCGGGACCAGCCGATGGTGATGTTCCGGGAGGGGTACGACCTGCGCGACGCCACCATCCAGGCGTGCCGGGAGGCGGGCTTCGAACCGACCTTCGCGGTGGACGGCGGCGAGATGGACGCGGTGCTCAGCTTCGTTGAGGCGGGGCTCGGCATCGCGCTCGTGCCGGGCATCGTGCTGGCGCGCCGCCCGGGCGTACGGATCACCCCGCTCGCCCCGCCCGGGGTGCGACGGACCATCGCGGTGGCCCGCCGACGTGACGTCGTACCCACCCACGCCGGGCGGGAGCTTCGGCGCATCCTGCTCGACTACGTCCAGTCGGCGATCCACCTCGGCGAACTACCCCCCGGCGTCGAGCCACTGAGCTGA
- a CDS encoding fumarate reductase/succinate dehydrogenase flavoprotein subunit, which yields MELFTEGDPIADTKAPAGPVEKRWETRRFEAKLVNPANRRKMTVIVVGTGLAGGSAAATLAEQGYHVKSYCYQDSPRRAHSIAAQGGINAAKNYRNDGDSVHRLFYDTVKGGDFRSRESNVHRLAEVSVNIIDQCVAQGVPFAREYGGLLDTRSFGGAQVQRTFYARGQTGQQLLLGAYQALERQIGLGNVEMNARHEMLELVLVDGKARGIVVRDLVTGEISTEMADAVVLASGGYGNVFYLSTNAKGCNVTATWRAHRKGAYFANPCYTQIHPTCIPVSGDHQSKLTLMSESLRNDGRVWVPKTKGDDRSPKDIPEDERDYYLERIYPSFGNLVPRDIASRAAKNVCDEGRGVGPTKLGVYLDFADAIGRLGRKAIEAKYGNLFEMYERITGEDPYEVPMRIYPAVHYTMGGLWVDYDLQSNIPGLFVIGEANFSDHGANRLGASALMQGLADGYFVLPTTIANYLASGPLDKVDASHPAAVEARTDVENRVQRLLAVNGDRTVDSFHRELGQIMWEHCGMERSEAGLRKAIDEIRALREQFWQRVKVSGTGEELNQSLEKAGRVADFFELAELMCIDALHREESCGGHFRAEHQTPDGEAQRDDDRFAYVAAWEFTADGEPSVLHKEDLKFEYVHPTQRSYK from the coding sequence ATGGAACTCTTCACCGAGGGCGACCCGATCGCCGACACCAAGGCTCCCGCCGGCCCCGTCGAGAAGCGTTGGGAGACCCGGCGCTTCGAAGCCAAGCTGGTCAACCCCGCCAACCGCCGCAAGATGACGGTGATCGTGGTCGGCACCGGCCTGGCCGGCGGCTCAGCCGCCGCGACCCTCGCCGAGCAGGGCTACCACGTCAAGTCCTACTGCTACCAGGACAGCCCACGGCGGGCGCACTCCATCGCGGCACAGGGCGGCATCAACGCGGCGAAGAACTACCGCAACGACGGCGACTCCGTGCACCGGCTCTTCTACGACACCGTCAAGGGCGGCGACTTCCGCTCCCGCGAGTCGAACGTGCACCGCCTCGCCGAGGTGTCGGTCAACATCATCGACCAGTGCGTCGCCCAGGGCGTGCCGTTCGCCCGCGAGTACGGCGGCCTGTTGGACACCCGCTCCTTCGGTGGCGCCCAGGTGCAACGCACCTTCTACGCCCGGGGCCAGACGGGCCAGCAGCTGCTGCTCGGCGCGTACCAGGCCCTGGAGCGGCAGATCGGCCTGGGCAACGTGGAGATGAACGCCCGGCACGAGATGCTGGAGCTGGTCCTGGTGGACGGCAAGGCCCGGGGCATCGTCGTCCGGGACCTCGTCACCGGCGAGATCAGCACCGAGATGGCCGACGCCGTGGTGCTCGCCTCCGGCGGTTACGGCAACGTCTTCTACCTCTCCACCAACGCCAAGGGCTGCAACGTCACCGCCACCTGGCGCGCGCACCGCAAGGGCGCCTACTTCGCGAACCCGTGCTACACGCAGATCCACCCGACCTGCATCCCGGTCTCCGGCGACCACCAGTCGAAGCTGACCCTGATGAGCGAGTCGCTGCGCAACGACGGCCGGGTCTGGGTGCCCAAGACCAAGGGTGACGACCGCAGCCCCAAGGACATCCCGGAGGACGAGCGGGACTACTACCTGGAGCGGATCTACCCCTCCTTCGGCAACCTGGTCCCCCGCGACATCGCCTCCCGCGCCGCGAAGAACGTGTGCGACGAGGGTCGGGGGGTCGGGCCGACCAAGCTCGGCGTCTACCTCGACTTCGCCGACGCGATCGGCCGGCTGGGCCGCAAGGCCATCGAGGCCAAGTACGGCAACCTCTTCGAGATGTACGAGCGGATCACCGGCGAGGACCCGTACGAGGTGCCGATGCGCATCTACCCCGCCGTGCACTACACGATGGGCGGCCTGTGGGTCGACTACGACCTCCAGTCGAACATCCCCGGCCTGTTCGTGATCGGTGAGGCGAACTTCTCCGACCACGGCGCCAACCGGCTCGGCGCCTCGGCGCTGATGCAGGGCCTCGCCGACGGCTACTTCGTGCTGCCCACCACCATCGCCAACTACCTGGCCTCCGGTCCCCTCGACAAGGTCGACGCCAGCCACCCGGCGGCGGTCGAGGCACGCACCGACGTCGAGAACCGCGTGCAGCGGCTGCTCGCCGTCAACGGCGACCGGACCGTGGACTCGTTCCACCGGGAACTGGGCCAGATCATGTGGGAACACTGCGGCATGGAGCGCAGTGAGGCCGGGCTGCGCAAGGCGATCGACGAGATCCGCGCCCTGCGCGAGCAGTTCTGGCAGCGGGTCAAGGTGTCCGGCACCGGCGAGGAACTCAACCAGTCGCTGGAGAAGGCCGGCCGGGTGGCCGACTTCTTCGAACTGGCCGAGCTGATGTGCATCGACGCCCTGCACCGCGAGGAGTCCTGCGGCGGCCACTTCCGGGCCGAGCACCAGACGCCCGACGGTGAGGCGCAGCGCGACGACGACCGGTTCGCGTACGTGGCGGCCTGGGAGTTCACCGCCGACGGGGAGCCCTCGGTGCTGCACAAGGAAGACCTGAAGTTCGAATACGTCCACCCCACGCAGCGGAGCTACAAGTGA
- a CDS encoding succinate dehydrogenase/fumarate reductase iron-sulfur subunit, which produces MNLTLRIWRQKGPEDKGRMVTYPVDDVSPDMSFLEMLDVLNERLILAGEDPVAFDHDCREGICGMCGLMINGDAHGPQRGTTACQLHMRQFKDGETIDIEPWRASAFPVVKDLVVNRSAFDKIIAAGGYVTAPTGSAPEAHSTPVAKANADAAFESAACIGCGACVAACPNGSGMLFTAAKLTQLSLLPQGQPERYTRVIGMVNAHDEAGFGGCTNAGECTPACPKGIPLNTIGRLNRDYLTATAKGTNNTPGS; this is translated from the coding sequence GTGAACCTGACCCTGCGCATCTGGCGCCAGAAGGGCCCCGAGGACAAGGGTCGGATGGTGACCTACCCGGTCGACGACGTGTCCCCGGACATGTCGTTCCTGGAGATGCTCGACGTCCTCAACGAACGGCTGATCCTCGCGGGTGAGGACCCGGTGGCGTTCGACCACGACTGCCGCGAAGGCATCTGCGGCATGTGCGGCCTGATGATCAACGGCGACGCGCACGGGCCGCAGCGCGGCACCACCGCGTGCCAGCTGCACATGCGGCAGTTCAAGGACGGCGAGACGATCGACATCGAGCCGTGGCGGGCCAGCGCCTTCCCGGTCGTCAAGGACCTGGTCGTCAACCGGAGCGCCTTCGACAAGATCATCGCGGCTGGCGGCTACGTCACCGCGCCGACCGGCAGCGCACCCGAAGCCCACTCCACCCCGGTGGCCAAGGCCAACGCCGACGCCGCCTTCGAGTCGGCGGCCTGCATCGGCTGCGGCGCCTGCGTCGCGGCCTGCCCGAACGGCTCCGGCATGCTCTTCACCGCCGCCAAGCTCACCCAGCTCTCGCTGCTGCCGCAGGGCCAACCCGAGCGCTACACCCGGGTGATCGGCATGGTCAACGCGCACGACGAGGCCGGCTTCGGTGGCTGCACCAACGCCGGCGAATGCACCCCGGCCTGCCCGAAGGGCATCCCACTGAACACCATCGGTCGCCTCAACCGCGACTACCTCACGGCCACCGCCAAGGGCACCAACAACACCCCCGGTTCCTGA
- a CDS encoding zinc-dependent alcohol dehydrogenase, translating to MKALTWQGKRDVRVEEVPDPRIEEPTDAIVKITSTAICGSDLHLYEVLGPYLKPGDVLGHEPMGIVEEVGSEVTGLKPGDRVVVPFNIACGGCWMCQRQLYAQCETTQVTGEGKGAALFGYTSLYGSVPGGQAEYLRVPQAHFGPIKVPQTGADERYLYLSDILPTAWQAVKYADTPPGGTLAVFGLGPVGQFCARVGRHLGAGRVIGLDLVPERLELARRHGIEVLDVSELPDVPGALIDLVDGRGPDAVIDAVGMEAHGSPVGKLAHAAVGLLPDTLARPMTDRAAMDRLSVLHAAVKGVRRGGTVSISGVYGGEADPMPLMEMFDRGVQLRMGQCHVRRWTDEIMPLLAGDGDPLGVEDLRTHRVPLARAPQAYEMFQKKDDGCIKVVLEP from the coding sequence ATGAAGGCGCTCACCTGGCAGGGCAAGCGGGACGTACGGGTCGAGGAGGTCCCGGATCCCCGGATCGAGGAGCCGACCGACGCGATCGTGAAGATCACCTCGACCGCGATCTGTGGTTCCGACCTGCACCTGTACGAGGTGCTCGGGCCGTACCTGAAGCCTGGTGACGTGCTGGGCCACGAGCCGATGGGCATCGTCGAGGAGGTCGGGTCGGAGGTGACCGGGCTGAAGCCGGGCGATCGGGTGGTGGTGCCGTTCAACATCGCCTGCGGCGGGTGCTGGATGTGCCAGCGCCAGCTCTACGCCCAGTGCGAGACCACTCAGGTCACCGGCGAGGGCAAGGGCGCGGCCCTGTTCGGTTACACCTCGCTGTACGGTTCGGTGCCGGGCGGGCAGGCCGAGTATCTGCGCGTCCCGCAGGCCCACTTCGGGCCGATCAAGGTCCCGCAGACTGGTGCGGACGAGCGCTACCTGTACCTGTCTGACATCCTGCCGACCGCGTGGCAGGCGGTGAAGTACGCGGACACCCCACCGGGTGGCACGCTGGCCGTCTTCGGTTTGGGTCCGGTCGGGCAGTTCTGCGCGCGGGTGGGCCGCCACCTCGGCGCGGGCCGGGTGATCGGGCTGGACCTGGTGCCCGAGCGGCTGGAGTTGGCCCGCCGGCACGGCATCGAGGTGCTCGACGTCAGCGAACTGCCGGACGTGCCGGGCGCGCTGATCGACCTGGTCGACGGCCGTGGCCCGGACGCGGTGATCGACGCGGTGGGGATGGAGGCGCACGGTTCACCGGTGGGCAAGCTGGCCCACGCCGCCGTCGGGTTGCTGCCGGACACGTTGGCCCGGCCGATGACCGACCGGGCCGCCATGGACCGCCTGTCGGTCCTGCACGCCGCGGTGAAGGGGGTTCGTCGCGGTGGCACCGTGTCAATCTCCGGGGTGTACGGGGGCGAGGCGGACCCGATGCCGCTGATGGAGATGTTCGACCGGGGCGTCCAGTTGCGGATGGGGCAGTGTCACGTCCGCCGGTGGACTGACGAGATCATGCCGTTGCTCGCCGGTGACGGGGACCCGCTGGGCGTGGAGGACCTGCGGACCCATCGGGTGCCGTTGGCCCGGGCGCCGCAGGCGTACGAGATGTTCCAGAAGAAGGACGACGGCTGCATCAAGGTCGTACTCGAGCCATGA
- a CDS encoding serine hydrolase yields the protein MRLNRRTALGLGTVTAAGTVLGAASPAGAAEATEASPTTPARAARRVAAIFARHSADAGGNWQAYVSVADPAGTPVVAVQADADRRIEAYSVNKIAVATAVLDKVDRGLLTLDQQVEVSAAIVVPGGDGIFSLDGAYPSLVTLGHVLANLLTVSDDTAVRLCGLVAPAAEINSILVAKGFPNTQVEPVANPNRFFLGTSTPRETHDLLRALVAGTLLSPASTAFLLGILRSPVAFTDGIRRTMSSDDRARIATKAGWFADARHEAGVIFDRSGAAVLTYALFADGQANPDDFGATHPAVQARAAMGPKFLAAVDRIAGVGRTFRITAPRPSNGG from the coding sequence ATGCGACTGAACCGCAGAACGGCGCTCGGGTTGGGCACGGTGACCGCCGCCGGCACGGTGTTGGGGGCCGCCTCCCCGGCGGGTGCCGCCGAGGCCACCGAGGCGTCGCCGACCACTCCCGCTCGGGCTGCCCGCCGGGTCGCCGCGATCTTCGCCCGGCACAGCGCCGACGCCGGCGGCAACTGGCAGGCGTACGTCAGCGTCGCCGACCCGGCCGGCACGCCGGTGGTCGCGGTGCAGGCCGACGCGGACCGGCGGATCGAGGCGTACAGCGTCAACAAGATCGCGGTCGCCACGGCGGTGCTCGACAAGGTCGATCGAGGGCTGCTCACCCTGGACCAGCAGGTCGAGGTGAGCGCGGCGATCGTTGTACCGGGCGGTGACGGCATCTTCAGTCTGGACGGCGCGTACCCGAGCCTGGTGACCCTCGGGCATGTGCTGGCCAACCTGCTGACCGTCTCAGACGACACGGCGGTGCGGCTGTGCGGGCTGGTCGCCCCGGCCGCCGAGATCAACTCGATTCTGGTGGCGAAGGGCTTCCCGAACACCCAGGTCGAGCCGGTGGCCAACCCGAACCGGTTCTTCCTCGGCACCAGCACCCCCCGGGAGACGCACGACCTGCTGCGCGCCCTGGTCGCTGGCACGCTGCTCTCCCCCGCCTCGACGGCGTTCCTGTTGGGCATCCTGCGCTCCCCGGTGGCGTTCACCGACGGCATCCGGCGCACGATGTCCTCCGACGACCGGGCCCGGATCGCCACCAAGGCCGGCTGGTTTGCCGACGCCCGGCACGAGGCCGGCGTGATCTTCGACCGCTCCGGCGCGGCGGTGCTCACCTACGCGCTCTTCGCCGACGGGCAGGCCAACCCGGACGACTTCGGCGCGACCCACCCGGCGGTGCAGGCCCGGGCCGCCATGGGCCCCAAGTTCCTGGCCGCGGTGGATCGGATCGCGGGCGTGGGCAGGACGTTCCGGATCACCGCCCCCCGCCCCAGCAACGGCGGCTGA
- a CDS encoding MBL fold metallo-hydrolase, which produces MARARSTDVERSLGRRMRGTAGLAALAGLAWVARDVPAALGGRLSGARAERAARSPQFREGTFHNRAGSRAMVAEPGRNLLRELIFGKQKRRPSTAVPLLRPTDEPATTDTHRELGVIWYGHASALVEIEGHRVLIDPVWSERCSPSTLVGPRRLHEPPVRLDELPRLDAILISHDHYDHLDMATVRELVARQSAPFLVPLGVGAHLDRWGVPAERIIELDWSESHETGGLKITATPAQHFSGRGLRRDGTLWSSWVIEGTFRKVFYTGDSGYFDGYAAIGAEHGPFDVTLMQIGAYDRAWPSIHMFPEEAVDAHLDLRGGLLIPVHWATFNLALHDWSEPVNRLWAEAKARDVQLAVPRPGERVVVDEPPAVDGWWQAIA; this is translated from the coding sequence ATGGCACGAGCGCGGAGCACGGATGTCGAACGGTCGCTCGGGCGGCGGATGCGCGGCACGGCCGGCCTGGCCGCGCTCGCCGGCCTGGCCTGGGTCGCCCGGGATGTGCCGGCGGCGCTGGGTGGCCGACTCAGCGGAGCGCGGGCCGAACGTGCCGCCCGTTCGCCCCAGTTCCGCGAGGGCACCTTCCACAACCGGGCCGGTAGCCGCGCGATGGTCGCCGAGCCGGGGCGCAACCTGCTCCGCGAGCTGATCTTCGGCAAGCAGAAGCGCCGCCCGAGCACCGCGGTGCCGCTGCTGCGTCCGACCGACGAGCCCGCCACCACCGACACCCACCGGGAACTGGGCGTCATCTGGTACGGCCACGCCTCCGCCCTCGTGGAGATCGAGGGGCACCGGGTGCTCATCGACCCGGTGTGGAGCGAGCGCTGCTCACCGTCGACCCTGGTCGGTCCCCGCCGGCTGCACGAACCCCCGGTACGCCTCGACGAGCTGCCGCGACTCGACGCGATCCTCATCTCCCACGACCACTACGACCACCTCGACATGGCCACCGTCCGGGAGCTGGTCGCGCGGCAGTCAGCGCCGTTCCTGGTGCCGCTCGGGGTGGGCGCGCACCTGGACCGGTGGGGCGTACCGGCCGAACGGATCATCGAGCTGGACTGGTCGGAGAGTCACGAGACCGGAGGGCTCAAGATCACGGCCACGCCGGCCCAGCACTTCTCCGGCCGAGGGCTGCGCCGGGACGGCACCCTCTGGAGTTCCTGGGTGATCGAGGGAACGTTCCGCAAGGTCTTCTACACCGGCGACTCCGGCTACTTCGACGGGTACGCGGCGATCGGCGCGGAGCACGGGCCGTTCGACGTGACGCTGATGCAGATCGGCGCGTACGACCGGGCGTGGCCGAGCATCCACATGTTCCCGGAGGAGGCGGTCGACGCCCACCTGGATCTGCGCGGCGGGCTGCTCATCCCGGTGCACTGGGCGACGTTCAACCTGGCCCTGCACGACTGGTCCGAGCCGGTCAACCGGCTGTGGGCCGAGGCGAAGGCCCGCGACGTGCAGCTGGCCGTGCCCCGTCCGGGCGAGCGCGTCGTGGTCGACGAGCCACCGGCCGTCGACGGCTGGTGGCAGGCGATCGCCTGA
- a CDS encoding succinate dehydrogenase cytochrome b subunit, producing MHWTTDRSAPSVGLVVITKTRSPIRSNVGLKAVMAVTGILLVLFLIAHMLGNLKVFTGETSFDHYAHWLRDIGKPLLPGVWFLWILRTVLVVAVVAHIVAATVLARRARAARPVKYAHRKKVNGSYAARTMRWGGVIILLFVIYHLLDLTTGTLNPVGNESKPYGNVVADFAPERWYVTLFYTLAILAVGFHLRHGAFSAFRSLGQQTPRGERRARTAALIFAVLLCAGYLVVPFAVLTGLVS from the coding sequence ATGCATTGGACGACTGATCGAAGTGCTCCTAGCGTCGGCCTTGTGGTAATCACGAAAACTCGGTCGCCCATCCGCTCGAACGTCGGCCTCAAGGCCGTCATGGCGGTGACGGGCATCCTGCTGGTGCTGTTCCTCATCGCCCACATGCTCGGGAACCTGAAGGTGTTCACGGGGGAAACCTCGTTCGACCACTACGCGCACTGGCTGCGCGACATCGGCAAGCCACTGCTGCCCGGCGTCTGGTTCCTGTGGATCCTGCGCACCGTGCTGGTGGTGGCGGTCGTCGCCCACATCGTGGCGGCCACCGTGCTGGCCCGGCGCGCCCGCGCCGCCCGGCCGGTCAAGTACGCCCACCGCAAGAAGGTCAACGGCAGCTACGCGGCCCGCACCATGCGCTGGGGTGGGGTGATCATCCTGCTCTTCGTGATCTACCACCTCCTGGACCTGACCACCGGCACGCTGAACCCGGTCGGGAACGAGAGCAAGCCGTACGGCAACGTCGTCGCCGACTTCGCGCCCGAGCGCTGGTACGTCACGCTCTTCTACACGCTCGCCATCCTCGCGGTGGGCTTCCACCTTCGCCACGGCGCGTTCAGCGCGTTCCGCAGCCTCGGCCAGCAGACGCCCCGCGGCGAGCGCCGAGCGCGTACCGCAGCGCTGATCTTCGCCGTGCTGCTCTGCGCCGGGTACCTGGTGGTCCCGTTCGCCGTACTCACCGGATTGGTGTCCTGA
- a CDS encoding SDR family NAD(P)-dependent oxidoreductase yields the protein MSRVVVIVGASSGIGRAAARAFAERGDRLVLAARAATPLAEVRAECADVDVLTVPTDVTEPDALDALADAAVDRFDRIDVWVHTAAVMAYGRFDELPGRVFDQVVRTDLLGAAGSVRVALRHFRAAGAGTVILTGSVLGHITAPYLGAYVASKWGLQGLARTVQQELRDSPEIRLCLVNPGSVDTPVYEQAANYLGRVGRPPPPIGSPQRVARAIVDCADRPRREVSVGRFNVVMRAGFTVLPGLYDVLVGPLMRLAGLSGRSVAANDGSVFAPNPAGAAVRGGHLPDLRQLALGPVGVVGAALRRRLR from the coding sequence GTGAGCCGGGTGGTCGTGATCGTCGGCGCGAGCAGTGGGATCGGCCGGGCGGCGGCCCGGGCGTTCGCCGAGCGCGGTGACCGCCTGGTCCTCGCCGCCCGCGCCGCCACGCCCCTGGCCGAGGTACGCGCGGAGTGCGCCGACGTCGACGTGCTGACCGTGCCGACCGACGTGACCGAGCCGGACGCGCTGGACGCTCTCGCGGACGCGGCGGTGGACCGCTTCGACCGCATCGACGTGTGGGTGCACACGGCGGCGGTGATGGCCTACGGGCGCTTCGACGAGCTGCCCGGGCGGGTCTTCGACCAGGTGGTACGGACCGATCTGCTCGGTGCGGCCGGTTCGGTGCGGGTGGCGCTGCGGCACTTCCGGGCCGCCGGGGCCGGCACGGTGATCCTCACCGGCTCGGTGTTGGGGCACATCACCGCGCCGTACCTGGGCGCGTACGTGGCGAGCAAGTGGGGGTTGCAGGGTCTGGCGCGGACGGTGCAGCAGGAGTTGCGCGACAGCCCGGAGATCCGGCTGTGTCTGGTCAACCCGGGCAGCGTGGACACTCCGGTGTACGAGCAGGCGGCCAACTATCTGGGCCGTGTCGGGCGGCCTCCGCCGCCGATCGGCAGCCCACAGCGGGTGGCCAGGGCCATCGTGGACTGTGCGGACCGGCCCCGTCGGGAGGTCTCCGTGGGCCGGTTCAACGTGGTGATGCGCGCCGGTTTCACCGTACTGCCGGGGCTGTACGACGTCCTCGTCGGGCCGTTGATGCGGCTGGCGGGCCTGAGTGGACGGTCGGTCGCCGCGAACGACGGCAGCGTCTTCGCTCCGAACCCGGCCGGCGCGGCGGTACGCGGCGGTCACCTTCCTGACCTGCGGCAGCTCGCGCTCGGGCCGGTCGGTGTGGTCGGTGCCGCACTGCGCCGACGACTCCGCTGA